A single Nostoc sp. PCC 7107 DNA region contains:
- a CDS encoding pitrilysin family protein, producing the protein MKFKISNARRLIYVVMFAFAFLLLTFDFSLAATTTAKHYTELKLPALPAVKLPKYERFVLQNGLVVYLVEDHELPLVSGSALLRTGSRWEPGEKIGLAGLTGAVMRTGGTKKHSPDELNEILEQRAASVETSIGEGSGNASFDALSENLETVFGLFAEVLREPVFAQNQLDLAKTQAKGGIARRNDDPNSIASREFKKLVYGKASPYARTVEYATLDQINRDDLVQFYQQYFHPNNMILGIVGDFDSKKMRSLIQAKLGNWQRNPKITQPKLPEVAAANQGGVFFVNQPQLTQSSVLIGHLGGRFDSPDYAPLDVLNGVLNGFGGRLFNEVRSRQGLAYSVYGYWSPRFDYPGMFLAGGQTRSDATVQFVKSLQTEIKRIQAQPVTAKELAFAKESTLNSFVFNFQDPGQTLSRLMRYEYYGYPSDFLFRYQKAVAATTAADVQRVAKQYLKPENLVTLVVGNQTTIKPPLTGLAKQVTPIDVTIPGSPSQATN; encoded by the coding sequence ATGAAATTCAAAATATCAAATGCTAGAAGGTTAATTTATGTTGTCATGTTTGCCTTTGCCTTTTTACTTTTGACTTTTGACTTTTCTTTAGCGGCGACAACAACAGCCAAGCATTACACTGAGTTAAAACTACCCGCTTTACCGGCGGTCAAATTACCCAAATATGAGAGATTTGTTTTACAAAACGGCCTGGTTGTGTATTTAGTCGAAGATCATGAACTACCGTTAGTCAGTGGTTCAGCTTTGTTACGTACAGGTAGCCGTTGGGAACCAGGCGAAAAAATTGGGTTAGCTGGTTTAACAGGTGCAGTCATGCGGACTGGGGGAACGAAAAAGCATTCACCCGATGAACTCAATGAAATATTAGAACAGCGGGCGGCATCGGTAGAAACTAGTATTGGTGAAGGTTCAGGTAATGCTAGTTTTGACGCATTGAGTGAAAATTTAGAAACAGTATTTGGACTGTTTGCCGAAGTGTTACGCGAACCAGTGTTTGCCCAAAATCAGCTAGATTTAGCCAAAACACAGGCAAAAGGCGGAATTGCTCGACGCAATGATGATCCTAATAGTATTGCTAGTCGAGAATTCAAGAAATTGGTTTATGGCAAAGCCAGTCCTTATGCGCGGACTGTAGAATATGCCACATTGGATCAAATTAACCGTGACGATTTAGTCCAGTTCTATCAGCAATACTTTCACCCCAATAATATGATTTTGGGCATTGTGGGAGATTTTGATAGTAAAAAAATGCGATCGCTCATTCAAGCTAAATTAGGTAATTGGCAACGCAACCCGAAAATCACCCAACCCAAATTACCAGAAGTAGCAGCAGCCAATCAAGGCGGAGTATTTTTTGTCAATCAGCCACAGTTAACTCAAAGTAGCGTACTCATTGGCCATTTAGGTGGTAGATTCGACAGCCCAGACTATGCACCACTCGATGTCTTGAATGGCGTATTAAATGGGTTTGGGGGAAGGTTATTTAATGAAGTGCGATCGCGCCAAGGTTTAGCTTACTCTGTATATGGTTACTGGAGTCCCCGCTTTGATTACCCTGGGATGTTTTTAGCTGGTGGACAAACCCGTTCTGATGCTACAGTTCAGTTCGTCAAATCCTTACAAACCGAAATTAAACGCATCCAAGCTCAACCAGTCACAGCTAAAGAACTAGCCTTTGCCAAAGAATCTACCCTCAATTCTTTTGTATTCAACTTTCAAGACCCTGGTCAAACCTTATCGCGGTTAATGCGATATGAATATTACGGCTACCCATCAGACTTTTTGTTTCGTTATCAAAAAGCCGTCGCCGCCACCACAGCCGCCGATGTGCAACGGGTAGCCAAGCAATATCTCAAACCAGAAAACTTAGTAACTCTAGTTGTTGGCAATCAAACTACCATTAAACCGCCATTAACAGGTTTGGCAAAACAAGTAACACCCATAGATGTAACAATTCCCGGTTCGCCTTCACAAGCGACAAATTGA
- a CDS encoding pitrilysin family protein: protein MTYFAIAILVSGSLPEMALAQTQTAPPPPRTVQPSKAPDQSSIQPYLDRVVKQLTKFQLDNGMKFIVLERHQAPVVSFLTYADVGGVDEPDKKTGVAHFLEHLAFKGTQRIGTTDYKAEKPLLERLEQLDNQIRTAKADGKKDEVARLQAEFKQVEAQAGKLVKQNEMGQIVEQAGGVGLNANTSTEATRYFYSFPSNKLELWMSLESERFLEPVLSREFFKEKDVILEERRLRVENSPIGLMIEKFIDAAYKVHPYRRPVIGYDEDIRNLTPEDVQKFFDTYYAPNNLAIAIVGDVNPNEVKRLAQIYFGRFQAKAKPQSQIPVEPKQTETRQVTLELASQPWYLEGYHRPAIKHPDNAVYEIISRLLSEGRTSRLYKSLVEKQQLALTAQGYSGFPGDKYPNLMLFYALTAPGNSVDELAKGLRQEIDNLKTQPVTAVELQRVKTQARADLLRSLDSNTGMAQLLLEYEVKTGDWQNLFKQLDEIAAVTPTDIQRVAKAAFTAENRTIGKLLSKKA, encoded by the coding sequence ATGACATATTTTGCGATCGCCATTTTAGTTTCTGGTTCTCTACCAGAAATGGCTTTGGCGCAAACTCAAACTGCGCCACCTCCTCCACGCACAGTCCAACCCAGCAAAGCACCCGATCAAAGTTCAATTCAGCCTTATTTAGATCGGGTAGTTAAACAACTGACGAAGTTTCAGCTAGACAATGGGATGAAGTTCATTGTTTTAGAACGCCATCAAGCACCAGTAGTATCATTCCTGACCTACGCTGATGTTGGTGGTGTGGATGAGCCAGACAAAAAAACAGGTGTGGCACACTTTCTAGAACATTTAGCTTTTAAAGGTACGCAACGCATTGGTACAACAGATTACAAGGCAGAAAAACCCCTACTGGAACGCTTAGAGCAGTTAGATAATCAAATTAGAACAGCTAAGGCGGATGGTAAAAAAGACGAAGTAGCGCGGTTGCAAGCCGAGTTTAAGCAAGTAGAAGCCCAAGCGGGTAAGCTAGTCAAGCAAAACGAAATGGGGCAAATTGTCGAACAAGCGGGAGGCGTAGGTTTAAATGCCAATACTTCCACAGAAGCCACCCGTTATTTTTACAGTTTTCCATCCAATAAATTAGAACTTTGGATGTCCCTGGAGTCGGAGAGATTTCTTGAGCCTGTACTCAGTCGGGAGTTTTTTAAAGAAAAAGATGTAATTTTGGAAGAACGGCGCTTACGGGTGGAGAATTCGCCTATCGGTTTAATGATTGAGAAATTCATTGATGCGGCGTACAAAGTTCATCCTTACAGAAGGCCAGTCATTGGTTATGACGAAGATATCCGCAACCTGACACCAGAAGACGTGCAGAAATTCTTTGATACTTACTATGCACCAAATAATCTAGCGATCGCTATTGTCGGTGATGTTAACCCCAACGAAGTTAAACGACTCGCACAAATTTACTTTGGACGCTTCCAAGCCAAAGCTAAACCCCAATCTCAAATTCCTGTAGAACCCAAGCAAACCGAAACGCGCCAAGTAACTTTAGAACTAGCTTCTCAACCTTGGTATTTAGAAGGTTATCACCGTCCGGCAATTAAACATCCAGATAACGCCGTCTATGAAATTATCAGCCGACTGCTGAGTGAAGGACGCACTTCTAGGTTATATAAATCCCTGGTAGAAAAACAACAATTAGCCCTGACAGCCCAAGGTTATAGTGGTTTTCCCGGCGATAAGTACCCTAACTTGATGCTATTTTATGCCCTGACTGCTCCCGGCAACAGTGTTGATGAGTTAGCTAAGGGTTTACGCCAAGAAATAGACAACTTGAAAACTCAACCAGTCACAGCAGTTGAATTACAGCGTGTCAAAACCCAAGCCAGAGCAGATTTATTACGCAGCCTGGATTCTAATACAGGTATGGCACAGCTATTACTAGAATACGAAGTGAAAACAGGTGATTGGCAAAACTTGTTCAAGCAATTAGATGAAATTGCAGCGGTAACTCCAACTGATATTCAACGAGTCGCAAAAGCAGCGTTTACAGCCGAAAATCGCACTATTGGTAAGTTGTTGTCGAAAAAAGCTTGA
- a CDS encoding TetR/AcrR family transcriptional regulator — MRVFNSPPPSEAQTRTRILQAARRLFASQGFDGTTTRDLAQTAGVAEGTLFRHFSNKKAILVEVATSGWVEILTDLLTELSEMGSYKAIAQVMRRRMWNFQKNADLMRVCFMEVQFHPDLRDRIQIEVINKMTDVAEAFFQTAMDKGIYRQTDAKLVAKVFLGMFAIAGFSNNTLMEPDASPQEMQKMAEGLADIFLNGVLVKE; from the coding sequence ATGCGAGTTTTTAATTCTCCCCCACCCTCAGAAGCACAAACACGTACCCGTATTTTACAAGCGGCCAGGCGGCTGTTTGCGTCTCAAGGATTTGATGGCACTACAACCCGTGACTTAGCGCAAACAGCCGGAGTTGCTGAAGGTACATTATTTCGGCATTTTTCCAATAAAAAAGCTATTTTGGTGGAGGTAGCCACGAGTGGCTGGGTGGAGATTTTAACAGATTTACTGACGGAATTGAGCGAAATGGGCAGCTATAAGGCTATAGCTCAAGTGATGCGCCGGAGGATGTGGAATTTCCAGAAAAACGCTGATTTAATGCGGGTGTGTTTTATGGAGGTGCAGTTTCATCCTGATTTACGCGATCGCATTCAAATAGAAGTCATTAATAAAATGACAGATGTGGCTGAAGCATTCTTTCAAACAGCTATGGATAAAGGTATCTATCGCCAAACCGATGCCAAACTTGTGGCGAAAGTGTTTTTGGGAATGTTTGCGATCGCTGGTTTTTCTAACAACACCCTCATGGAACCCGATGCTTCTCCTCAAGAAATGCAAAAAATGGCCGAAGGACTCGCTGATATCTTCCTCAATGGAGTGTTGGTAAAAGAGTAG
- a CDS encoding DUF4332 domain-containing protein: MSAKPTDKSRSRIQSGDWPIEQLPGLSQEEQSQLQVCGIKTTRSLFNQGKTLEARVALASKLQVHLQYVNKWLALADLSRIPTVGTQYCGLLLHAGIASVAQLAETPSHRLHRQIMRLQVATLQRRDLCPSIELVQQWNQQAKTVLSVEC, translated from the coding sequence ATGTCTGCTAAACCTACGGATAAAAGCCGAAGTCGGATTCAATCTGGTGACTGGCCGATTGAACAATTACCAGGATTGAGTCAAGAAGAACAATCGCAACTGCAAGTTTGCGGAATTAAAACTACCAGGAGTCTGTTTAACCAAGGTAAAACTTTAGAAGCTAGGGTAGCTTTAGCTAGTAAATTACAAGTTCATCTTCAGTATGTAAACAAATGGTTAGCTTTAGCTGATTTATCTCGAATTCCTACTGTTGGCACACAATATTGTGGTTTGTTGCTTCATGCAGGCATCGCTTCCGTTGCCCAATTAGCCGAAACTCCTAGCCACAGATTGCACCGACAAATTATGCGTTTGCAAGTCGCAACTTTGCAACGACGCGATTTGTGTCCATCAATTGAGTTAGTCCAGCAATGGAATCAGCAAGCTAAGACAGTGCTGAGTGTTGAGTGCTGA
- a CDS encoding TIGR04376 family protein, with the protein MGLFDDLSRFLENRLEEFLRNNPHLELEALLEQLRQQEEDTLKLIADLQVQEKRSQDDILSTAQEIQRWHIRVQKAKDGGRQDLVAAAQEREAALLREGNQKWGHMQGLKERLNQSQELLGKIQVRRQEVQAKAAQAQTARAQAQAQQQRIETNGWTNSPQSSANSFDDLEEKFRRWETEDELDAMKRNLGKK; encoded by the coding sequence GTGGGCTTATTTGATGATTTGAGTCGGTTTTTAGAAAATCGTTTAGAAGAATTCTTGCGGAATAATCCACATTTGGAGTTAGAGGCGCTGTTAGAACAACTACGTCAGCAAGAAGAAGATACTTTAAAGTTGATAGCAGATTTACAAGTCCAAGAAAAGCGATCGCAAGACGACATTCTCTCCACTGCCCAAGAAATTCAGCGTTGGCACATTCGGGTACAAAAAGCTAAAGATGGTGGTAGACAAGATTTAGTCGCCGCCGCCCAAGAACGAGAAGCAGCCTTACTGCGGGAAGGAAACCAGAAATGGGGACACATGCAAGGCTTGAAAGAACGCCTGAATCAATCTCAAGAATTATTAGGGAAAATTCAAGTGCGGCGACAAGAAGTTCAAGCAAAAGCCGCACAAGCACAAACAGCACGCGCTCAAGCTCAAGCCCAGCAACAACGCATAGAAACTAATGGTTGGACAAATTCACCTCAAAGTTCTGCTAATAGTTTTGATGACTTAGAAGAAAAGTTCCGCCGCTGGGAAACAGAAGATGAGTTAGACGCAATGAAGCGGAATCTGGGGAAAAAATGA